A region of Leptospira bouyouniensis DNA encodes the following proteins:
- a CDS encoding class I SAM-dependent methyltransferase, which produces MERTFLPTREEEKKRYLEHNNDILDVNYQNFVKPIVEKILIQQNPKDLGLDYGAGPGPVVEYLLKQKGYQINLFDPFFHPIEENLTKQYDYIILTEVVEHFHHPKLEFQKLHSLLNENGRLYILTHPYDDSISFDRWYYKNDQTHTFFYTKEAFYLIKEFYNFQTMEFNNRIIIFQK; this is translated from the coding sequence ATGGAAAGAACATTTTTACCGACACGAGAAGAAGAGAAAAAAAGGTATCTTGAACATAATAATGATATCCTAGATGTTAATTACCAAAATTTCGTGAAACCAATTGTTGAAAAAATCCTGATCCAACAAAATCCTAAGGATCTCGGTTTAGATTATGGAGCAGGACCTGGCCCTGTTGTTGAATATTTACTCAAACAGAAAGGATACCAAATCAATTTATTTGATCCATTCTTTCATCCAATTGAAGAAAATTTAACAAAACAATATGATTATATCATTTTAACAGAGGTGGTAGAACACTTTCATCACCCGAAGTTAGAATTTCAGAAACTTCATTCTTTACTGAATGAAAATGGAAGGTTGTATATCTTAACCCACCCTTACGATGATTCCATATCCTTCGATCGATGGTATTACAAAAACGACCAAACTCATACCTTCTTTTATACAAAAGAAGCTTTTTATTTGATCAAAGAATTTTATAATTTCCAAACGATGGAATTTAACAATCGAATCATCATCTTTCAAAAATAA
- a CDS encoding PP2C family protein-serine/threonine phosphatase — MYRHLQTIVSNFLDLIPERKIYNLEYCKELDRQARIIQFPGSLIGSIALLGFAFDTDAKLHPEFPDMFLFRIGFTSLCVFYTIFILINHSKKIESRIEGLTWGYVVYGYVLFTTSYFTGRIADDAPYVSGLQMVVIILSFLPLPRKTLFFYYPISIFLFLTAVFIYKPNLNSPASEYSMQNLVLSYVLGVFSGLIIERYRFHSFLNHLRITKKNEEVTKAVQDLQTLKSQQDGDYFLTTLLFDPLIGKETDGTAVTIKTLLSQYKKFNFRNKEYQLGGDYLSVYNLILQGKRYKAFINGDAMGKSIQGAGGAIVLGAVYNSIVIRSKMDPTSSNRSPERWLHDCYLDLQKIFETFDGAMLVSAVLGLLEESTGTLYFINLEHPSIILYRDGKASFIEDEIHYYKLGVMEVPTNRFISVFQMQKGDKIFCGSDGKDDLVISESGRFREINENHNLILDCIEESKGDIETLVPALQSKGKFSDDFSIISLEYNLGLYSKPGIYWQDAKKLIKEKEHSKALDVLLSYNSALDISIKELKYITKLYEKEGVLLKAMEYASLALENYPSDTSWMFHTSVLYKRLYSMYKSQSFLLESQELSERVRLRQPNNIRNLIHLADVCRLIGDKDRTNYLVQILKQMTPENKKLQELISLL, encoded by the coding sequence GTGTATAGGCATTTACAAACGATCGTTTCTAATTTTCTAGATTTAATCCCCGAAAGGAAAATTTATAATTTAGAATATTGTAAAGAGTTAGACCGCCAAGCTCGCATCATCCAATTTCCGGGCAGTTTGATTGGAAGTATCGCTTTACTTGGCTTTGCTTTTGATACTGATGCAAAACTCCATCCAGAATTTCCCGATATGTTTTTATTTCGGATTGGTTTTACATCACTCTGTGTTTTTTATACCATTTTTATTTTAATCAATCACTCCAAAAAAATCGAATCTCGTATAGAAGGACTAACTTGGGGTTACGTTGTATACGGTTATGTATTGTTCACAACATCCTATTTTACAGGTAGGATTGCTGATGATGCTCCTTATGTTTCAGGTCTTCAGATGGTGGTGATCATTCTTTCATTTTTACCCCTTCCTAGAAAAACCTTATTTTTTTATTATCCAATTTCCATCTTTTTATTTTTAACAGCAGTCTTCATTTATAAACCAAATCTAAATTCACCTGCTTCTGAATATTCCATGCAGAACCTGGTATTAAGTTATGTGTTAGGTGTTTTTAGTGGACTTATCATAGAGAGGTATCGTTTCCATTCATTTTTAAACCATCTGCGAATCACAAAAAAAAATGAAGAAGTCACAAAAGCAGTACAAGATCTACAGACTCTAAAATCACAACAAGATGGGGACTATTTTCTAACAACACTACTGTTTGACCCATTAATTGGAAAAGAAACAGATGGGACAGCTGTAACGATCAAAACCTTACTCAGCCAATATAAAAAATTCAATTTCCGCAATAAGGAATACCAATTAGGCGGAGATTACCTATCTGTTTATAATTTGATTTTGCAAGGCAAACGTTATAAGGCTTTTATCAATGGCGATGCCATGGGAAAATCAATACAAGGTGCCGGTGGTGCTATTGTACTCGGTGCTGTTTATAATTCGATTGTCATTCGTTCGAAAATGGACCCAACTTCTTCCAATCGGTCTCCAGAAAGGTGGTTGCACGATTGTTATTTGGATCTGCAAAAAATATTTGAAACCTTTGATGGAGCCATGCTCGTTTCTGCTGTTCTTGGTCTCCTTGAGGAATCCACAGGAACTTTATACTTCATCAATTTAGAACATCCATCGATTATCTTATATCGTGATGGTAAAGCTAGTTTTATTGAAGATGAAATTCATTATTACAAGTTAGGAGTGATGGAAGTCCCAACGAATCGTTTTATTTCCGTTTTTCAGATGCAGAAAGGTGATAAAATATTTTGTGGTTCCGATGGAAAAGATGATTTGGTAATTTCTGAATCGGGTCGATTTCGCGAAATCAATGAAAATCATAATTTGATTTTGGATTGTATTGAAGAATCTAAAGGGGATATCGAAACATTAGTTCCTGCCTTACAATCAAAAGGTAAATTTTCGGATGATTTTAGCATCATTTCACTTGAATATAATCTTGGATTGTATTCAAAACCTGGTATATATTGGCAAGATGCGAAAAAACTGATAAAGGAAAAAGAACACAGCAAAGCATTGGATGTACTTTTGTCCTATAATTCTGCCTTAGATATCTCCATTAAAGAATTAAAATATATCACAAAGTTATATGAAAAAGAGGGGGTATTGTTAAAGGCAATGGAATATGCTAGTTTAGCACTAGAAAATTATCCATCCGATACTAGTTGGATGTTCCATACCTCAGTTTTATACAAACGATTGTATTCTATGTATAAATCACAATCGTTCCTTCTAGAATCACAAGAATTAAGTGAAAGGGTGAGGCTTCGCCAACCAAACAATATTCGGAATTTAATCCATTTAGCGGATGTTTGTCGTTTAATTGGGGATAAAGATAGAACCAATTATTTAGTTCAAATTTTAAAACAAATGACCCCTGAAAATAAAAAACTTCAGGAATTGATCAGTTTATTGTAA